One genomic region from Salvia hispanica cultivar TCC Black 2014 chromosome 2, UniMelb_Shisp_WGS_1.0, whole genome shotgun sequence encodes:
- the LOC125204363 gene encoding transcription factor bHLH68-like isoform X3, which translates to MMAGNPNWWSMNGMHPQLSSQLIYGASNSPNNPSPPDLHHPTPDFPVRSWSQLLLGGLGAGEEERFGASLFQQQKKIENWEEQVLNLNPSFSRNDVKPQIYDQDQFQANSGWPRQHPVSSPTSCVTTLSFSAAAERKKQQQQHNQEHSSECNSTSTGGASKKARVQQSSAQPALKVRKEKLGDRITALHQLVSPFGKTDTASVLSEAIGYIRFLQGQIEALSSPYMRNAAGNTVHHQHSVNNWFKKGILCFPKSLLSS; encoded by the exons ATGATGGCTGGAAACCCTAATTGGTGGAGCATGAATGGCATGCATCCACAGCTCTCTTCTCAACTCATCTATGGCGCTTCCAATTCCCCGAATAATCCTTCTCCTCCCGATCTTCACCACCCGACCCCGGACTTCCCGGTTAGGTCATGGAGCCAGCTTCTTct TGGCGGATTGGGGGCGGGCGAGGAGGAGAGGTTCGGAGCGAGTCTTTTCCAGCAGCAGAAGAAGATTGAGAATTGGGAAGAGCAAGTCTTGAATTTGAACCCTTCTTTTTCAAGAAATGATGTGAAGCCACAGATATATGATCAAGATCAGTTTCAAGCCAATAGCGGCTGGCCACGTCAGCACCCAGTTTCCTCACCAACCTCCTGTGTAACCACCCTGAGCTTCTCCGCGGCCGCGGAGAGGaagaagcagcagcagcagcacaACCAGGAGCATTCATCTGAG TGCAATAGCACGAGTACAGGTGGGGCATCTAAGAAGGCTAGGGTTCAACAGTCTTCAGCCCAACCAGCTTTGAAG GTGAGAAAGGAGAAGTTAGGGGATAGAATAACAGCTCTTCACCAACTTGTTTCTCCATTTGGGAAG ACTGACACTGCTTCAGTCTTGTCAGAAGCCATTGGTTACATTAGATTCCTTCAGGGTCAAATTGAG GCACTAAGCTCCCCATACATGCGCAATGCAGCAGGAAACACAGTACACCACCAACATTCTGTAAATAA CTGGTTCAAGAAAGGAATTCTTTGTTTCCCGAAGAGCCTTCTCAG TTCTTGA